One genomic segment of Chitinophaga sancti includes these proteins:
- a CDS encoding TolC family protein: MIRNAILIFCLLVGLRTTAQVRWDLATCIAFAKKNNIQVNTQRYNQQTAQQNYYLSKSAQLPSLSGSATQYFQKHLNIGSYTLNTALTLYEGGYLQKDIQQKQLSLEAANQNVLATENDITLNIIQYYLTILLDKETAVYQQNVVNTSKAQLQQGEQKLAVGSVARKDVTQLRSQLANDEYSLISAENTIKQDLLSLKQLLQLPTEVQFEIATPDTIISKSEVPSLAAVQEYALNNRPEVKENQLQIQVAQLGLAKAKAGYYPTLSVSGTIGSSYFNDISGLGNGFYKQAGISLSVPIFSKRQNKTNIENAKINIGQAKINLNDTKTTLAANIEKYYLNAINAQSQFSAAEQAFKYNEEVYNIANQELALGVSNMVEYLQQKELYIQALQQFIQAKYNAALTIKIYEFYYNQQ, from the coding sequence ATGATCAGAAATGCTATCCTTATATTTTGTTTACTTGTCGGGCTGCGCACCACAGCACAGGTCAGATGGGATCTGGCTACCTGTATTGCATTTGCCAAAAAGAACAATATACAGGTCAATACCCAGCGCTACAATCAGCAAACAGCACAGCAGAACTATTACCTGTCTAAATCGGCCCAATTACCCAGTTTGTCCGGCTCTGCTACACAGTATTTTCAAAAGCACCTCAATATTGGATCTTATACTTTGAATACGGCACTCACCCTTTATGAAGGTGGCTACCTGCAAAAAGACATACAGCAGAAACAACTCTCCCTCGAGGCAGCAAATCAAAATGTACTGGCTACGGAGAATGATATCACGCTAAATATAATTCAATACTACCTCACTATATTATTGGATAAGGAAACCGCAGTATACCAGCAAAATGTAGTGAATACCTCAAAGGCACAGCTGCAACAAGGAGAGCAAAAGCTTGCTGTGGGAAGCGTGGCGCGAAAAGATGTCACCCAACTCAGATCGCAGTTAGCTAATGATGAATACAGCCTGATCTCTGCGGAGAATACCATCAAACAGGACCTGTTGTCACTAAAACAATTGTTACAATTACCCACCGAAGTGCAGTTTGAAATTGCTACACCAGATACGATCATTTCGAAAAGTGAAGTTCCTTCACTGGCAGCGGTACAGGAGTATGCATTAAATAACCGTCCGGAAGTAAAAGAAAACCAGTTACAAATTCAGGTGGCGCAGTTGGGACTTGCTAAAGCGAAGGCGGGTTATTATCCTACGCTGAGTGTGAGCGGCACAATTGGGAGTAGTTATTTCAATGATATTTCCGGGTTGGGAAATGGCTTTTATAAGCAGGCAGGCATTTCATTATCAGTTCCCATCTTTTCTAAAAGGCAAAACAAGACCAATATAGAAAATGCAAAGATCAATATTGGTCAGGCAAAGATCAATCTGAATGATACAAAGACGACACTGGCCGCTAATATTGAAAAATACTACCTGAATGCGATCAATGCACAGAGCCAGTTTTCAGCAGCAGAACAGGCTTTCAAATACAATGAAGAGGTGTATAATATCGCAAACCAGGAACTGGCATTAGGCGTGTCTAATATGGTAGAATACCTGCAGCAAAAAGAATTGTATATACAGGCACTGCAACAGTTTATACAGGCAAAATACAATGCCGCACTGACGATAAAAATTTACGAATTCTATTATAATCAACAATGA
- a CDS encoding sensor histidine kinase: MTIQKIFLSAHFMVLLGLVVFTFLPFYTLSHTFPIEVWLKQFSLFLYWTGAYFLVIKVLLPKLLYRNKGTLFALVLLAVLFGVSILNNRIDNAIRFTEVVEKNLPASNAGNTSPTGDMGAVLMTILVCGIGVIIVITQKIQQDQLQKIGSELAFLKTQINPHFFFNVLHTIYGLTGQDTAKAKDSIYTLSHMMRYVLYNSENTTLEKELEFVESYNKLMRLRVPPDVQIIFEKPAFIEDVPIAPMIILPFIENAYKHGISSIYPSFIYMSVTHTHNQIAIEIRNSSFGSGGGELEESNGIGLTNTRRRLNLLYPGRHTLIVDDNKANKEFSIHLKLAIA, from the coding sequence GTGACCATTCAGAAAATATTCCTCTCCGCCCATTTCATGGTGCTGCTAGGGTTGGTAGTCTTCACCTTCCTGCCCTTTTATACCCTTTCACATACATTTCCCATCGAGGTCTGGCTCAAACAGTTTTCTTTGTTTCTCTATTGGACAGGCGCCTATTTCCTGGTAATTAAAGTCTTGCTACCGAAATTATTATACCGGAATAAAGGCACCTTGTTTGCTTTAGTACTATTGGCCGTACTCTTCGGGGTCTCTATATTAAATAACCGGATCGATAATGCCATCCGCTTTACTGAAGTCGTAGAAAAGAACCTTCCCGCCAGCAACGCCGGTAATACCTCTCCTACAGGCGATATGGGGGCTGTGCTGATGACAATACTGGTCTGCGGCATTGGGGTGATCATCGTTATTACCCAAAAGATCCAGCAGGACCAGCTCCAAAAGATCGGTAGCGAGCTTGCCTTTCTGAAAACACAGATTAACCCGCATTTCTTCTTTAATGTTTTACACACTATTTACGGGCTAACAGGCCAGGATACCGCGAAGGCGAAAGATTCTATCTATACACTTTCTCATATGATGCGGTATGTCTTGTACAATAGTGAAAATACAACACTGGAAAAAGAGCTGGAATTTGTAGAAAGTTATAATAAGCTGATGCGCCTGCGGGTGCCCCCTGATGTACAGATCATCTTTGAAAAACCCGCTTTTATTGAGGATGTGCCCATAGCACCTATGATCATTCTCCCTTTTATAGAGAATGCTTATAAGCATGGAATCAGTAGTATATACCCCAGCTTTATCTATATGAGCGTCACCCATACCCACAATCAAATAGCAATAGAAATCCGCAATTCCTCGTTCGGTTCCGGAGGGGGTGAACTGGAAGAAAGCAACGGTATCGGACTAACCAATACACGCCGCCGCCTCAACCTGCTATATCCGGGTCGGCATACCCTGATTGTAGACGATAATAAAGCAAACAAAGAATTCAGCATACACTTAAAACTGGCCATCGCATGA
- a CDS encoding LytTR family DNA-binding domain-containing protein, with amino-acid sequence MILNCIAVDDEPIALDMITQYIAMTPSLQLAAKCNSAVEAMKVLHSQPDIQLIFLDIRMADLSGMDMAKIIAQSEQRRNTRVIFTTAFDKYALESYKVAALDYLVKPFSYTDFSRAVTKALEYFGMGVAAPVVVSEKQHIYFKVEYQLVKVLLDDILYIEGLKDYVKVYLDNEDKQLMTLTSLKALEDKLPPTRFLRLHRSYIINLDKVRATTKTSVQIHQLTIPITEQYKVVFQDFLSKWV; translated from the coding sequence ATGATACTTAACTGCATCGCGGTAGATGATGAACCCATAGCATTGGATATGATTACGCAATATATTGCCATGACACCTTCATTGCAACTGGCGGCCAAATGCAACAGCGCAGTAGAAGCCATGAAAGTATTGCATTCACAACCAGACATTCAATTGATCTTCCTCGACATCCGCATGGCAGACCTTAGTGGTATGGACATGGCAAAGATCATTGCACAATCAGAGCAGCGGCGGAATACCCGCGTGATCTTTACAACCGCCTTTGATAAATATGCTTTGGAGAGTTACAAAGTAGCCGCACTGGATTATCTCGTAAAGCCATTTAGTTATACCGATTTTTCAAGAGCGGTAACAAAAGCCCTGGAGTATTTTGGAATGGGAGTAGCTGCCCCTGTCGTTGTAAGTGAAAAACAGCATATCTATTTCAAAGTGGAATACCAGCTGGTAAAAGTACTACTGGATGACATTCTGTACATTGAAGGATTAAAAGACTATGTAAAAGTATACCTCGATAATGAAGACAAACAACTTATGACCCTGACCAGTCTGAAAGCACTGGAAGACAAGCTCCCTCCTACCCGGTTCCTGCGCCTTCACCGGTCATATATCATTAACCTTGACAAAGTGCGGGCTACTACCAAAACTTCGGTGCAAATTCACCAATTGACCATCCCTATTACAGAACAATATAAGGTGGTATTCCAGGATTTTCTGAGTAAGTGGGTATAG
- a CDS encoding ABC transporter permease, which translates to MRTIRFLLQKEFRQIFRNRSILVMVLVMPVMQLFILPLAANYEVKNINLAIIDNDHSSYSQKLISKITASGYFRLTGYVFSYKEALHLIEEDKADLLLEIPHNFEKNLVRENSEQLFVAVNAINGTKASLGSVYLNSVIRDENNDIRLQLVAPARFQSQPMVEIASSNWFNPHLDYHLFMVPGILAILVTMIGGFLTALNIVKEKEVGTIEQINVTPIKKHHFILGKLIPFWVLGNVVFTLGLIVARVAYGIVPLGNIFLLYGFIWVYLLAVLGFGLLVSTYCDTQQQAMFIMFFFVMIFILMGGLFTSIDSMPDWAQVVTKFNPVSYLIEVMRMIVLKGSGIRDVLPKLGVILIFAFILNTWAVLNYRKTN; encoded by the coding sequence ATGAGAACGATCCGGTTTTTATTACAAAAGGAATTCAGGCAGATCTTTCGTAACCGTTCTATCCTTGTGATGGTGCTGGTGATGCCGGTGATGCAGTTGTTTATCCTGCCGCTGGCCGCGAATTATGAGGTAAAGAATATTAATCTGGCGATCATTGACAATGACCATTCTTCTTATTCGCAGAAACTGATCAGCAAAATCACGGCTTCAGGATATTTCAGATTAACGGGGTATGTGTTTTCTTATAAAGAAGCCCTGCATTTAATTGAGGAGGATAAAGCAGATCTGTTGCTGGAGATACCGCATAACTTTGAGAAAAATCTGGTCAGGGAGAACAGTGAGCAGTTGTTTGTAGCAGTCAACGCCATCAATGGCACCAAAGCCAGTCTGGGCAGCGTATACCTGAATAGTGTGATCAGGGATGAAAATAATGACATCCGGCTACAACTGGTAGCACCAGCTCGTTTTCAGTCACAGCCCATGGTGGAAATTGCTTCGTCTAACTGGTTCAATCCTCACCTGGATTATCATTTATTTATGGTGCCAGGTATACTGGCAATACTGGTCACAATGATTGGTGGTTTCCTCACAGCATTGAATATAGTAAAGGAAAAAGAAGTAGGTACGATAGAGCAGATCAATGTAACCCCTATTAAGAAACATCATTTCATACTGGGAAAGCTGATTCCATTCTGGGTATTGGGCAATGTCGTATTCACACTGGGTTTGATTGTAGCAAGAGTAGCATATGGAATTGTGCCATTGGGGAATATCTTCTTACTCTATGGTTTTATATGGGTATACCTATTGGCAGTATTAGGTTTTGGCCTGCTGGTATCAACGTATTGTGACACGCAGCAGCAGGCGATGTTCATTATGTTCTTCTTTGTAATGATCTTTATTTTGATGGGTGGTTTGTTTACTTCTATTGATAGTATGCCTGACTGGGCACAGGTAGTGACAAAGTTTAACCCGGTGAGTTACCTGATAGAAGTGATGCGTATGATCGTATTGAAAGGCAGTGGTATCCGGGATGTACTACCTAAACTGGGAGTAATATTGATTTTTGCTTTTATATTGAATACGTGGGCGGTATTGAATTATAGAAAGACGAATTAA
- a CDS encoding Crp/Fnr family transcriptional regulator yields the protein MYEVFLSKVNEKVPLTPQEEAEIVSHLTLKTLRKRQIFLQEGDICRYIALVEKGTLRTYVTDLEGHEHITAFALEGWSLGDLCSFLREEPATQNIEALEDCELCLISRPAHEELLLKMPKYETYNRILITEAYIALQKRTRDMISLSPDEQYKAFVNVYPNIVQRVPQHMIASYLGLTPETLSRIKSRISQHK from the coding sequence ATGTACGAAGTATTTCTCAGCAAAGTCAATGAAAAAGTGCCCCTCACCCCGCAGGAAGAAGCAGAAATAGTATCACATCTGACCCTTAAAACCCTGCGGAAACGCCAGATTTTCCTGCAGGAAGGAGACATTTGCCGCTATATTGCCCTGGTCGAAAAAGGTACGCTCAGGACTTATGTGACGGATCTGGAAGGCCATGAGCACATTACGGCTTTTGCGCTGGAAGGATGGTCACTGGGAGATCTGTGTAGTTTTCTCAGGGAAGAACCTGCTACCCAGAATATTGAGGCGCTGGAAGACTGTGAATTATGCCTTATCAGCCGCCCTGCTCACGAAGAATTGCTACTGAAAATGCCTAAGTATGAGACCTATAACCGTATACTCATCACCGAAGCGTATATCGCCCTGCAAAAAAGGACCCGGGATATGATCAGTCTTTCGCCGGATGAGCAGTACAAGGCCTTTGTAAATGTATACCCGAATATCGTACAACGGGTACCGCAACATATGATCGCTTCTTACCTGGGATTGACCCCCGAAACCCTCAGCCGCATCAAAAGTCGCATTTCCCAGCATAAATGA
- a CDS encoding ABC transporter permease, protein MKQLYTFIRKEFAHVLRDRKTLLILFGLPIVQILIFGFALTNEVRNAKIVIYDQAQDVASQQLISKIEASRYFDIAYAVMDHAGIEAAFKKGDIRLAVIFPQGFNNDLLHTHHAQIQIIADGADPNTATTLTSYITSIIQDYMAAQEPFQISPQIRYLYNPQLKGAPNFVPGVMSLVLMLVCVMMTAVSIVREKETGTMEVLLVSPFSPLMVIISKAIPYLLLSLINVTTILLLSTFVLKLPINGSIPLLFAESTLFIITCLTLGIFISVKTSSQQVAMLISLMGMMLPTILFSGFMFPVENMPLPLQLISNIVPSKWYYNIVKAIMIKGLGFSAVWKETMILAGITVVLLFVSFKSFKIRLS, encoded by the coding sequence ATGAAACAGTTGTATACTTTTATCAGGAAAGAATTTGCTCATGTACTGAGAGACAGGAAAACCCTTCTGATCCTATTTGGCTTACCGATCGTACAGATCCTGATCTTTGGCTTTGCCCTGACGAATGAAGTCCGGAATGCGAAGATTGTAATCTATGATCAGGCACAGGATGTAGCTTCGCAACAACTGATCAGTAAAATTGAAGCCAGCCGGTATTTTGATATTGCCTATGCGGTGATGGATCATGCAGGAATTGAAGCGGCGTTCAAAAAAGGCGATATCAGACTGGCAGTGATCTTCCCACAGGGATTTAATAATGACCTGTTGCATACACACCATGCACAGATCCAGATCATTGCTGATGGGGCTGACCCGAATACAGCCACTACGCTGACCAGTTATATTACTTCGATCATACAGGATTATATGGCGGCACAGGAGCCTTTCCAGATAAGTCCCCAGATCAGGTATTTGTATAATCCGCAATTGAAAGGTGCGCCGAACTTTGTACCGGGGGTCATGTCCCTCGTACTGATGCTGGTATGTGTGATGATGACGGCGGTGTCCATTGTGCGCGAGAAGGAAACAGGTACGATGGAGGTACTGCTGGTATCGCCTTTTAGTCCGCTGATGGTCATTATATCCAAGGCCATTCCGTACCTGCTGCTTTCATTGATCAACGTTACCACTATTTTACTCCTCAGCACCTTTGTGTTGAAACTACCCATCAATGGGAGTATCCCACTATTATTTGCAGAAAGCACCTTATTTATTATTACCTGTCTGACGCTGGGGATCTTCATCTCAGTAAAAACAAGTTCGCAGCAGGTAGCGATGCTGATATCACTGATGGGTATGATGCTGCCTACGATCCTCTTTAGCGGGTTTATGTTCCCCGTAGAGAACATGCCACTCCCCTTGCAGCTGATCAGCAATATCGTGCCTTCTAAGTGGTATTATAATATCGTGAAAGCGATTATGATCAAGGGGCTGGGATTCTCTGCCGTGTGGAAAGAAACAATGATACTGGCAGGTATTACAGTAGTTTTATTATTCGTGAGTTTTAAAAGTTTCAAAATCAGGTTATCATGA
- a CDS encoding sialate O-acetylesterase, with protein MFRSLIIPLVFVACFSNTYATLKPVSLFTDHMVLQKGVVVPVWGTADDGALVTVRFNGQSVSAMTIQGKWMVSLQPLPYVSSGQEMTIYSGVDTVHIQDVLVGEVWLCSGQSNMERQLGPRPPQQPIYNWEQERDAANYPLIREYYVPLKYSKETISDVNNHWTVCSPQTVSDFTAVGYFFAKNLYAKMQVPVGIIFSAFGGTPAEDWTSVAALEANPKLKEMVENYAKTISGAGWKPQGQCMGGLFNGMIYPLLPYAIKGVAWYQGESNSDRAEQYPEILTTMIRNWRTEFKQPELPFLIVQIAPHKGMRPEIREAQFLVVKNVNKTALIVTTDCGDSADIHPPHKQPVGERLAIAAGGLVYGVKGEYSGPVFEKSSQGKDEITVSFSHVGKGLVAKGGKLTGFEISNGEGYFPAEAVIHGNKITLTSEHVPHPTLVRYGWSNVPVVNLYNQEGLPASPFRNKF; from the coding sequence ATGTTTAGGTCTTTAATAATTCCACTGGTGTTTGTAGCCTGTTTTTCAAATACCTATGCTACCTTAAAACCCGTAAGCCTGTTCACCGATCATATGGTGCTGCAAAAAGGAGTCGTTGTTCCTGTATGGGGCACAGCTGATGATGGGGCACTGGTTACGGTACGGTTCAATGGTCAGTCCGTTTCCGCAATGACGATTCAGGGCAAATGGATGGTGAGTTTGCAGCCATTGCCTTATGTTTCATCAGGTCAGGAAATGACGATTTACAGTGGTGTGGATACTGTTCACATCCAGGATGTGCTGGTCGGTGAAGTATGGCTGTGCAGCGGCCAGTCCAATATGGAACGCCAGCTGGGTCCACGCCCGCCACAGCAGCCGATCTATAACTGGGAGCAGGAGCGGGATGCCGCTAATTATCCCCTGATCAGGGAGTATTATGTACCCCTGAAATATTCGAAAGAAACGATTTCGGATGTCAATAATCACTGGACGGTATGTAGTCCGCAGACAGTGAGCGACTTCACGGCTGTAGGATATTTCTTTGCAAAGAACCTCTATGCAAAAATGCAGGTGCCGGTAGGGATCATTTTCTCTGCCTTTGGCGGTACGCCGGCAGAAGACTGGACCAGTGTGGCCGCGCTGGAAGCCAATCCGAAACTGAAAGAAATGGTTGAAAATTATGCAAAAACCATCTCCGGTGCCGGATGGAAACCACAGGGACAATGCATGGGAGGTTTGTTTAATGGAATGATCTACCCATTGCTGCCTTATGCCATCAAAGGAGTGGCCTGGTACCAGGGGGAGTCAAATAGTGACCGCGCGGAGCAATACCCGGAAATTTTAACGACGATGATCAGGAATTGGAGGACGGAATTTAAACAGCCCGAATTACCTTTTTTAATCGTCCAGATTGCCCCGCATAAGGGTATGAGGCCTGAGATCAGAGAAGCGCAGTTTTTGGTGGTTAAAAATGTCAATAAAACAGCTTTGATAGTGACCACTGACTGCGGAGACTCCGCCGATATTCATCCCCCTCATAAACAACCTGTCGGAGAGCGGCTAGCCATTGCAGCAGGTGGCCTGGTATATGGTGTAAAAGGGGAGTATAGCGGACCTGTGTTTGAGAAATCCAGCCAGGGGAAAGATGAGATAACAGTTAGTTTTTCTCATGTAGGGAAAGGATTAGTGGCGAAGGGAGGAAAGCTGACGGGTTTTGAGATCAGCAATGGAGAGGGCTATTTCCCTGCGGAGGCAGTTATTCATGGGAATAAGATAACGCTGACGAGTGAGCACGTACCCCATCCTACATTGGTGCGGTATGGATGGAGTAATGTACCGGTGGTAAATTTGTACAACCAGGAGGGATTACCGGCTTCGCCTTTCAGGAATAAATTTTAG
- a CDS encoding efflux RND transporter periplasmic adaptor subunit, with product MKKTLTIASLLIAAIACTALLISRKKPRIVLPVEQATYGSISQSVTATGTIAPLDTVSVGTQVSGIISMINADFNSVVHKGQLLAQLDKSLLQATVDQNMAALATQQSTLAYNKSNFHRQEILYNTGSISKADYDIALNNYNAAIAGVANAEATLRSAQKNLSYGDILAPIDGVVLSRNVSIGQTVASSFTTPTLFVLAKDIKQMQVQADVDEADIGDIQKGERVSFTVDAYVDEVFKGTISDVRLQPKVSANVVTYTTIIYAPNDELKLKPGMTANITIYTKEVPRALLISSKALNYYPDSLTTTQYKIKPQVHKDKCRYVWIKRGDSLIETMVQTGLDDNTHVQVMAGISPKDSIITK from the coding sequence ATGAAAAAGACCCTTACAATAGCATCCCTCCTTATTGCAGCAATTGCCTGTACGGCATTGCTCATCAGCCGTAAAAAACCGCGTATCGTGCTCCCGGTAGAACAGGCAACTTATGGCAGCATCTCCCAGTCTGTTACCGCTACCGGCACCATCGCACCACTGGATACAGTATCTGTAGGCACACAGGTTTCGGGTATTATCAGCATGATCAATGCAGATTTTAATTCTGTAGTACACAAAGGTCAGTTACTCGCGCAACTGGATAAATCATTACTCCAGGCTACAGTAGATCAGAATATGGCAGCGTTGGCCACACAGCAAAGTACACTGGCTTATAATAAAAGTAATTTCCATAGACAGGAGATCCTGTACAATACCGGTTCTATCAGCAAGGCAGATTACGACATCGCATTAAACAATTACAATGCAGCAATAGCGGGCGTTGCCAATGCAGAAGCCACATTACGGTCAGCACAAAAGAACCTTTCTTATGGAGATATCCTGGCACCTATTGACGGCGTGGTGCTTAGCAGGAATGTGAGCATTGGTCAGACGGTAGCGTCCTCATTTACAACACCTACGTTATTTGTATTGGCAAAAGACATTAAGCAAATGCAGGTGCAGGCAGATGTAGACGAGGCAGACATCGGAGATATTCAAAAGGGAGAACGGGTGTCGTTTACAGTAGATGCTTATGTAGATGAGGTATTTAAAGGAACTATTTCAGATGTAAGGCTACAACCAAAGGTAAGTGCCAATGTGGTGACTTATACGACGATCATTTATGCACCTAATGATGAATTGAAATTGAAACCGGGCATGACAGCGAATATTACGATTTATACTAAAGAAGTACCGCGTGCTTTATTAATAAGCTCTAAAGCGTTGAACTACTATCCCGATTCGCTCACGACTACCCAATACAAAATAAAACCACAGGTACATAAAGACAAGTGCCGCTACGTATGGATCAAGCGAGGTGATTCCCTGATCGAAACGATGGTTCAGACGGGGCTGGATGATAATACACATGTACAGGTTATGGCAGGTATCAGTCCAAAAGATTCAATTATTACGAAATGA
- a CDS encoding metallophosphoesterase family protein, producing MKYSTPVQKRDQPDDSYKFQPLPAPTGPFPYHLDIAQVIPDINTQKMTFHLAGDTGSIRSIDFQRKVITAMQAQFEQDNPPQFLFHLGDVVYNHGEASQYYRQFFGPFQNYPAPIFAIAGNHDSDVNPAAPPYHSLEPFVQVFCDTAPNTVPFSNGIARKSMIQPNVYWTLKTPLANIIGMHSNVPKFGIVTPEQQEWLKAELRNADAERPGKALVLCIHHAPYSADINHGSSIPMITLLEEIFEETGVRPDIVFSGHVHNYQRLVKKYNSGRSVCFVVAGGGGYDELHPIAELSDTRFTNKLPLFEGVTLENYCDHQHGFLRFSIEKTGAQLVMKGNYYSVADDGTVTMEDQFEIIS from the coding sequence ATGAAATATAGCACACCAGTTCAGAAGAGAGATCAGCCAGACGATTCGTATAAATTTCAGCCTTTGCCAGCCCCAACAGGGCCTTTCCCATACCATCTTGATATAGCGCAGGTGATTCCGGACATCAATACACAGAAAATGACTTTTCACCTGGCGGGTGATACAGGCAGTATCAGAAGCATTGATTTTCAGCGGAAAGTGATTACGGCCATGCAGGCGCAATTTGAACAGGACAATCCTCCACAATTTTTATTTCACCTGGGCGATGTGGTATATAACCATGGTGAAGCCAGTCAATATTACAGGCAATTCTTTGGTCCGTTTCAAAACTATCCGGCACCCATATTTGCTATAGCAGGTAACCATGACAGTGATGTGAATCCGGCGGCACCACCTTATCATAGCCTGGAGCCTTTTGTGCAAGTGTTTTGTGATACGGCACCCAATACAGTACCATTCAGCAATGGTATAGCGCGGAAAAGCATGATCCAGCCAAATGTATACTGGACACTCAAAACGCCTTTGGCGAACATCATCGGCATGCATAGCAATGTGCCAAAATTCGGTATTGTTACGCCTGAACAACAGGAATGGCTGAAAGCTGAACTACGTAATGCAGATGCAGAGCGCCCGGGCAAAGCCCTTGTACTTTGTATTCACCATGCACCTTATTCTGCAGATATTAATCACGGATCCAGTATTCCTATGATCACTTTGCTGGAAGAGATCTTTGAAGAGACAGGTGTGCGCCCGGATATCGTGTTTAGCGGACACGTACATAATTACCAGCGATTGGTAAAAAAATATAATAGCGGGCGTTCTGTTTGCTTTGTGGTAGCCGGTGGTGGCGGGTATGATGAATTACATCCGATAGCAGAATTGTCCGATACAAGGTTTACGAATAAGCTGCCCCTTTTTGAAGGTGTTACCCTGGAGAATTATTGCGATCATCAGCATGGGTTTCTACGGTTTAGTATTGAAAAAACAGGCGCGCAGCTGGTGATGAAAGGAAATTATTATTCAGTAGCGGATGATGGAACTGTTACAATGGAAGATCAGTTTGAAATAATAAGTTGA
- the ygiD gene encoding 4,5-DOPA dioxygenase extradiol, translated as MKRNQFIKSILTGVFGMTTLSAFRNFTDSLQEDDHLMPILFIGHGSPMNGIEDTEFSRRWTQMGKEIPTPKAVLVISAHWYTQGTKITAMEHPKTIHDFGGFPKELFAVQYPAPGSPDLARETAFLIHASLDHDWGLDHGTWTVVRHMYPKANIPVLQLSIDYSKGPQYHYDLAKELYALRRKGVLIIGSGNLVHNLRMVAWDRLDDKEYGYDWALDINNQFKHLISSREHKSLINYTQLGKGALLAIPTPDHYLPLMYTLGLQSNKDNISFFNDKAVGGSLTMTSVKFG; from the coding sequence ATGAAACGTAATCAATTCATTAAATCGATATTAACAGGAGTATTTGGTATGACAACGCTATCAGCATTCAGAAACTTCACAGATTCATTACAGGAAGACGACCACCTGATGCCCATTTTATTCATCGGACACGGTTCTCCTATGAACGGTATTGAAGACACTGAGTTTAGCAGAAGATGGACACAGATGGGTAAAGAAATCCCAACTCCCAAAGCCGTATTGGTGATCTCCGCCCACTGGTATACCCAGGGTACGAAGATCACTGCCATGGAGCATCCTAAAACCATCCACGATTTTGGCGGGTTCCCGAAGGAACTCTTCGCCGTGCAATATCCGGCTCCCGGTAGTCCGGACCTCGCCAGAGAAACGGCTTTCCTGATTCACGCCTCCCTCGATCACGACTGGGGACTGGATCATGGTACCTGGACGGTGGTCAGACATATGTATCCCAAGGCAAACATCCCGGTGCTGCAATTGAGTATAGACTATTCCAAAGGACCGCAATATCATTACGACCTGGCGAAAGAACTCTATGCCCTGCGCAGGAAAGGTGTGCTGATCATCGGCAGTGGTAACCTGGTGCACAACCTGAGAATGGTGGCATGGGATCGCCTGGATGATAAAGAATATGGGTATGACTGGGCACTGGATATCAATAACCAGTTCAAACACCTCATTAGCAGCCGTGAACACAAGTCGCTGATCAACTATACACAACTGGGCAAAGGTGCTTTACTGGCAATTCCGACACCGGATCACTACCTCCCGTTGATGTATACACTGGGGCTGCAATCTAATAAGGATAATATCAGCTTCTTTAACGATAAAGCGGTAGGTGGCTCTCTCACCATGACTTCCGTAAAATTCGGATAA